The Candidatus Nanopelagicales bacterium DNA segment ATCCCGACGATGTGCAACCGATGAAGCCAGTCGACGCTGTCGGGCATCGCCATGAACCGACGAATCGCATCGTTGGGGAATCGCGTTGTGATCGTGGTTTCTGCGCCGTCGCGCAGCAGCCGCAATGCGATGTACATGCCGATCTTTGCTCGCCCGCCCGTGAGCAGCGCCCGCCGACCGGTGAGGTCCGTGCGAGCGTCGCGTCGCGAGCGGTTGAGGGCAGCACAATCGGGACACATCTGGTGATAGAACGCATCGACGGTCGTGTAGCGGACCTTGCAGATGTAGCACGCCTGCGGTCGGATCAACTGCCCGGCGGATGCGCCACGAGTGTTCGAGACAAGCGGCAGGCCTTGGGTCTCGTCATCGATTCGCTCGGGTGAGCCGGTTGCGGTTGCTGCGATCACGGCATTGTCACTGGCAAGCACCTCTTGCCGTCGCTCATTTCGGCGCCGCTTCTTGACGCTCTTGAACAACCCGGCTGTTGCGCGTCGCACGGCCAGGGCGTCTGGATGCTCGACCGGCAGTTCATTGAGTTCCCGGAACACCCGCAAGCAGACGGATAGGTCGGCTGGGTCGATGCCCGCCGTTTCGGAATGCTCGCGCTCAGCGTCCGGTGCATCGATCATCTGTCGTCCATCTCAGGTCTGTGGAGAGTCTGCGTCACGAAGGGGAACCGGAATCGGGGGTCAACGGCGAGTCTTGCGCCAGCCCCGTCGGCGCGCGTCGACCGCGATACCCGCCGTGGTGAGGGCCACGGTGCCGAACACAGCCTGCAGTGGACTCGGGCCGATGAAGGGTATTTGGACCACGAGCTCAACGGCCAACAACCCGCTGGAGAGCAGAACGACATTCGGTGCGTGCGGCGATCGCCGCCAGGCCAGGTAGGCGGCGGCCGCTGACGGGATACCTACCGAGGCGCCGAGCCAGATTCCGGGCAGTACCCACGTCGAGAGTCCAAGCGGCTCCACGTCCGACACGGGAGGTGTTGACGCGCCACTCACCAACTGCGCTGCGCCGGCGAATCCGGCGACCGCGAGCAAACCCTCACTCACCATGAGCACTCGGCGGTGCGGGTAGGACGTGACCTCACTCATAGACCGATTATGCACGCGTCCTGACCAGCAGAACGTGGACGGTCTGAAGTCCCACGCCGGAGGAATCGGGTGCTGAGGCAGCAATGCAACGCGCGTTAGCCGCGGGATACCTCTAGCTCGGCAAGCAGCGGCGTCGCGTCTTCGTCGAGTTTCGCTGCTGCATTGCGCCACCCGAAGTAGCCGACGGCAAGTGCCAGAATCCAAGCGGCAAGTGCCCCCGCCCAAGCCGAGCCAACCAGCACATTGACGCCGGCCCCGGCAGCAACGATGACTACGACCAGGAGCGCACCACCGACCAACCCGCCGAGAACGGCCGTGATGGCACGCGCGCTGTTGGGCTTCTGACCCGGCACAAGCGGGTACCCCACACGGACGGAGAGTTGCGAACCCAGGCCGAGCCAGACCAGCCACGGAACCGGAAGGACCGCCAGTCCGATTGGCAAAGTTGACCACTGTCCGTGGACGGATGTCGCCGCGATCTGAACGATGACTGCTATCGGTAACCCAATCAGAAGCAAGGCCAGCATCTTGCCCATGACAACGCCGCCCATCCGCACTCCGCTCAGGATGTAGACAGAGACCGCCGAGTTGTCGATTCCGAACACGTTCGGTGCGCTCTGCCACAACACCATGAAGAGCACAAAGGCACCGAGAAAGTCAGTGAGCGGACTGGGTTCTGAGCTAAAGAGACTCTGCCCTGCAACAAGAACGGCAACGACACTTCCGAGCACCAGTTGCTGCAGTTGCAGGGTGGAGCGGAACAAGTAGTAGCGGATCTCCTTGGCGACCGTGGCTCCCATGGCCGTCCGCGGGAGCCATTTGACGGCGACCGGATACAGGACCGAGTCACCTACCGGGCCGCGCTTGGCCTTGGCCGACATCGCGGCCCCACCACCGTCGAGACGCCGAGCCAGTGCCCACCGCCAGACCCACAGGCTGATCCCGATCCCGATCGCCCCCCACGCCATCAGCAAGACGGCGCTCAGGTTGTCACCGTCGCGCAGATCAGTCAGTGCCAGCCCCAAAGCCGCCGGTGGAAGGATCGCCAGGAAACGGAAGTCACCTGTTGTCCCGGTCGAAGTGAGTGCGAGCACCTCACTGTTGATCTGTTGGCTGATGACATAGACGCCGACGCCGATGAATGCCGACAGCGCAATCGTCAGGTCTCGACCTCGGCGGGAGTTCAGCACCCCGGCAAAAACGGCGCTGGCCGTGCGGGACCAAGCCACGCACAGGGTCACGAAGAGGAGGGCACAAATCAAAGCTGCGACGCGAGCCAGTGGCGTGAAACCCGTGGCGAACATCGCGCCCGCAGCGCCAATGATTGTCCCGAACGCACCGGGTCCGATGAAGCCGGAAACCAGCAGGCCCCGGACCTGCATTGCGTTGCTCAGCGGCAGCAGTTCGAGTCGAGACGGGTCGATCGACTGATCCCCTTGGGCGGAGTTGAGGAGTGGGCCGATGACCCACATGATCCAAACGCCAGCGAACAACACCAGCGGCAGCACGGCGCCGCCGTCTCGCCCGGGACTCAGCGACACGGCGAGCAGGGCTCCCATGAAGATCCCGCCCACCAACGCAAGCAATGCGCCGACGACGAACACGACCGCCGTCGCGGTGGATGCGCTGAAACTGGCCCGAAGAAGGGTCAGCTTCAGTCGGACGAAGACCCGAACCATTGCATGCCCCGGTCGTCAAATGCGCGGCCGCCGACCAAGTCCACGAAAGCGTCCTGCAGGCGTTTGCCGCCGGAAACCTCAGCGACAGTCCCTTCCGCTTTGACCCTGCCCTCATCGATGATCACGATCTGGTCACAGAGTCGTTCAACCACGTCCATCACGTGGGAGGAGAACACTACGGTTCCGCCGCCCTTACGGTGCAGTTTGAGCAACCCCTCCATGACGGCGGTATTCACTGGGTCCAACGACCCGAATGGTTCGTCGAGGATGAGGACTCGCGGGTTGTGCAACATTGCCGCGGCAAGTCCGATTCGCTTTGTCATGCCGAGTGAGTAGTCAGCGATGATCGTCCCGCGATCCTTCTGCAGATCGAGGGCATCGAGAATCTGCTCGCTGCGTTCGCGAACCGTGGCCGGATCCATCCCACGCAGAGCACCGATGTACTCAAGGACTTCTGGCGCGTTCAGCCGATCGAAGACGCGGGGATTGTCAGGCACGAATCCGAATCGGCGCTTGGCCGCGACCGGGTCAGACCAGACGTCGATCCCGTCGACCGCGATGGATCCACTCGTTGGCCGCAGCAGCCCGGTGGCCATCTTGAGCATGGTGGTTTTGCCAGCACCGTTGGGCCCACAAATGCCGAAAAACGATCCGGCGGGGATGTCGAGTGACAAGTCGTCCACGGCGCGCTTGTCACCGAAGGTGCGCGTCAGGGCCTGGGCAGAAATCGCAGTCGGCGTCCGGTCTGGGACTGCGGTGGCACCGGCATCGGGTGAGCTCGTCACCTGCACCAAGGTATCTGTGCCGCAGCAACGATTGCGAATCGAACTATGGCCGTCGGCACGACGTTCGCGATGGAACCTTCGTGCTTGCTGTGCTCCAGCGATCCGTCGATGGAAGGACCAGCAATGATCATTTTCGGGGCAATTTCGCTCCTACTCGGCGGCAGCCTTCGCTACTTGGCGCGCTTGCACTCTTTGATGTCGGCTGCGGTCTTACCTATGCACACGTCGAAGTGCGTTGGCTTGCCCTTCGCAGCGCCGGCACCGACCGATAGGTAGCCGCAGTTCTTCTTGCGCATCGTGATTCCCCATCCACTCCCAGCTTTTGGGCCGACATATGACGCGCCGCCACCCCAAGACGTGGTCCGGTATCCGCGCCACTTGCCAGCCGCCTTGTAGTACAGGACGGTTGCGTATGGACTGCTGGTCTTTGTCTTGTAGATCTGATGGCGCCAGCCGTCGGACCTGAATTGAGCGATCTTCGTCGCACCTCGCGGCGGGGCGGGTATTGCACAACTTCCGTAGATGTCACCCCGACCCTGTGCTGGCGAGGCCGAGGCAGCCGTTGGAACCGCGATCCCCACACCCAGCAGGGCCACGGCACCGACGGTCGCGACTACGGATCGTGTCATTGCTTTCGACTGAAGCTTCATGTGATGAATGTTTCAGAGTCAACCTCCCGACGCATGGTCAGAGACTCCAACGGGGGATCGGCTTTCAGTTGCCGCACATAGGTCAGGTCCGCTTGCAGTCAGACGGGGGCTTCAGAACACCGGGCTTGCGTTCAAAGGTCTTCATCTGGATCCATTCGTCCAACTGCGGATCCAAGAGGTTCTGCACGCCAAAGTGTTGAACGTTCCACAACGTCTGCGAGTCGTTGCGGCCACTTATACGTCTTCGTATAGAGGTAGTGATCCTTGATCACGTTCGTGAAGTAGATCGGGTACTTCCAGCCACCGGCCACCATCTGCATCTCGCCGTTGCGTGCGGCCCACGTGAAGGGGACATCGATGTTCATGTCACGCACGATGTAGCGACCCTTGCCTCTGAAGTTGGCGCGGAACCTGGGCGGCGGCTGGTGCCATGATCATGCGAGCTTTGATCCGGTAGCGGCCCGTGGGCAGGTGGCGGAGCACTCTGGATTTCCTGACGGAAACGACCCTGTCGTACCCGCGGGCGCGACCACTGAGGCCGTGTAGGGCGATCTTTGCCGACTTGCCCAGGCGTTCACCACTGACGCGTAGCGTTACGCGGCCAGGTGATGTGACGTCTCCTCGCACCTGCGCGGCGCGGGGGCCGGGGGCCGGCGCGACACCAGCAGCCACAGTGGGGGTTGCTGACCCGACGAGGAACAGCGCAGAGGACCCCAAGCAGACCAGGACAACTGGTTTCCGACTTGGGTGGCGCACCACGTCACACCTTTCCGGGTGAGCCAATGCGAGAAGGCGCACCGGGTCACCGCCATGGTGTTCGCACGGCAACACCGGGGCGTAGGTCGAGGAGAGTCGTGCGGTCACGCTCGACCCGAGCCACCTAGACGGTGTTGTTAACGGACACTTGGTGTCCTAACGTGGGCGAGTGGCACGGATCGACAGTGGTGTCGACCGCGGTGTAAGCGGCGCTCGTCAACACAGCATCGGTTACCGCGCATCCCTGGACGGTGTGCGCGGATGTGCGATCGCCATAATCCTCGTCTACCACGGCAGCTCCACCCTCCTCGGCGGCGGTTTCCTCGGCGTCGACATCTTCTTTGTGCTGTCCGGATTCCTGATCACCAGCATCTTGCTGCACGAGTGGCATTCAACGGGACGCCTGAATCTGCGCGACTTCTGGCTTGCTCGCGCGCGTCGCCTCCTCCCAGCCCTGATGGTCGTACTGGTCGTCATCTTGCTAGCCAGCGCACTAGTTGCCGGGCGTGCCGGCAACGCGATGCGGACGGATTCGGTCGCAACCTTCTTCTACGCCAGCAATTGGTGGTTCATAGCGGAGGGCACTTCCTACTTCGATCAGTTCAGCAATCCGTCGCCGCTGCGGCACACGTGGTCCCTGGCAATCGAGGAACAGTGGTACTTGCTCTTTCCACTGTTCCTGCTCGGCATCCTTTCCTGGTTCAAGGGTCGACGCTTCCTCGCGGGCCTACTCCTAGCTGGCGCAGTTGCCTCAGCGGGACTCATGGCCTACCTCGCCGCCAAACCTGACGGCCAATCGCGGGCCTACTACGGCACCGATACCCGGGTGCAGGCCTTGCTCGTTGGTGCCGCGCTCGCCGCGTTGCTAACGCCGGGGGTGCTGATGCGGCTGGCCCGGTTTGCCCAGCCCATCGGCGTCCTTGGGGCCGCGGCTGCGATCGCTTTGCTCCTGCTCGTCGACGAGACGCAGCAGTGGGCTTATCGGGGAGGCTTCCTGTTATGTGCGATCGCCATCGCGGCAGTAATCGTCTCAGTCACGGCACATCCCGACGGCTGGCTCGCCCGCGGATTGAGTTGGCGGCCCTTGGTATGGCTCGGCAAGATCTCCTACGGGGTATACCTGTGGCATTGGCCGATCTACCTGTTCTTGACGCCAGACCACGTGGGTCTCTCGGGATTGCCGTTGTTCGCTGCGCGGGTGACGCTCACACTGGGCATCGCTCAACTGTCGTACA contains these protein-coding regions:
- a CDS encoding ABC transporter ATP-binding protein, whose translation is MSAQALTRTFGDKRAVDDLSLDIPAGSFFGICGPNGAGKTTMLKMATGLLRPTSGSIAVDGIDVWSDPVAAKRRFGFVPDNPRVFDRLNAPEVLEYIGALRGMDPATVRERSEQILDALDLQKDRGTIIADYSLGMTKRIGLAAAMLHNPRVLILDEPFGSLDPVNTAVMEGLLKLHRKGGGTVVFSSHVMDVVERLCDQIVIIDEGRVKAEGTVAEVSGGKRLQDAFVDLVGGRAFDDRGMQWFGSSSD
- a CDS encoding acyltransferase: MARIDSGVDRGVSGARQHSIGYRASLDGVRGCAIAIILVYHGSSTLLGGGFLGVDIFFVLSGFLITSILLHEWHSTGRLNLRDFWLARARRLLPALMVVLVVILLASALVAGRAGNAMRTDSVATFFYASNWWFIAEGTSYFDQFSNPSPLRHTWSLAIEEQWYLLFPLFLLGILSWFKGRRFLAGLLLAGAVASAGLMAYLAAKPDGQSRAYYGTDTRVQALLVGAALAALLTPGVLMRLARFAQPIGVLGAAAAIALLLLVDETQQWAYRGGFLLCAIAIAAVIVSVTAHPDGWLARGLSWRPLVWLGKISYGVYLWHWPIYLFLTPDHVGLSGLPLFAARVTLTLGIAQLSYTYLEMPIRRGALSRMSVPTRRTLLVATPVAVVAVTLTAFGLAKPPASDSLETLAAKATAAPSLSLTPVSRSKRGPTTAVLVGDSNALSLFAAYTPNLIRNLSVAPGTEFGCGVAPFTASINGEPMTVPNKCWQWVRSNRNKQIRAANANLGVLFAGSWEQYDRWIDGAAVSFTDERWQTATQRAYEEIIALLHKKVGSVAVVLSGCNNVSDSDLPTATAFEAGHYPPIVNDARRTAAVNRAATLAAQSMPYDVPVVDLHAHLCASGFQESRGGVVMRTDGLHYTT